A single genomic interval of Candidatus Omnitrophota bacterium harbors:
- a CDS encoding ATP:cob(I)alamin adenosyltransferase gives MPIRTGMGDEGYTYLSGDRRVIKSSPVIEALGALDELLSVIDLVMFGPGKKKEKETLLRVQDDLFYISSVLAGDPGEGRSPDMLGWIFDEVEKRESASISIRTINGYVKSCGRKSAELNFVRTVVRRCERRMVALNCTGEPLDPGVLGYINALSDLLFLMVVEQQGV, from the coding sequence GGATCGAAGGGTCATCAAAAGTTCACCGGTGATCGAGGCCCTGGGAGCGCTGGATGAACTCCTGTCCGTGATAGATTTAGTGATGTTCGGGCCGGGGAAGAAAAAAGAAAAAGAAACGCTATTAAGGGTGCAGGACGACCTTTTTTATATTTCTTCTGTCCTGGCAGGAGACCCCGGAGAGGGGCGTAGCCCGGACATGCTCGGATGGATATTCGACGAGGTGGAAAAGAGGGAAAGCGCAAGCATAAGCATAAGAACTATAAATGGTTACGTAAAAAGCTGCGGTAGAAAAAGCGCTGAGCTCAATTTTGTCCGTACAGTGGTCCGGCGATGCGAACGGAGGATGGTAGCCCTTAACTGCACGGGAGAGCCCCTGGACCCCGGCGTGTTAGGATATATTAACGCTTTGTCGGACCTTTTGTTCCTGATGGTGGTAGAACAGCAAGGGGTATGA
- a CDS encoding FecR domain-containing protein, whose product MVARKIFTFLCLATIFIAGTSYGVERSAVVGEITGSATIIRASGESDTAKKGAVLFQGDGLETEDFSSAVLLLMSGAEKDAEIELDAGSRVKLTELATGASEEEKRTLLDLAVGEVLIRAKELQGEGSSFEVKTPTSIVAVRGTTFSVKVEAVGDPETE is encoded by the coding sequence ATGGTAGCCAGGAAAATATTTACATTTTTATGTCTAGCGACGATATTCATTGCCGGGACGTCTTACGGGGTTGAGCGCTCCGCTGTGGTCGGGGAGATAACCGGGAGCGCGACCATAATCCGGGCTTCGGGTGAGTCGGACACAGCGAAAAAAGGGGCCGTTCTTTTTCAGGGTGACGGACTTGAAACGGAAGACTTCTCGAGCGCGGTACTTCTACTGATGTCCGGGGCGGAAAAAGACGCCGAGATCGAGCTTGACGCGGGTTCGCGGGTAAAGCTTACAGAGCTTGCTACGGGAGCGTCCGAGGAGGAAAAACGCACTTTACTCGACCTCGCGGTAGGAGAGGTGCTGATCCGGGCCAAAGAGCTTCAGGGAGAAGGTTCGTCGTTCGAGGTAAAGACGCCCACATCCATTGTCGCGGTAAGGGGTACGACTTTTTCCGTTAAAGTAGAGGCTGTCGGTGACCCTGAGACTGAATAG